A single window of Candidatus Binatota bacterium DNA harbors:
- a CDS encoding ABC transporter ATP-binding protein, translating into MIRFKNVHKTFGTGDNQVCAAQGIDLEIPVGQLCGIMGPSGSGKSTLLHIAAGLVDADKGSVSIGARDVSRMTAEELTLMRRREVGVVFQFFNLLPYLDARENVELPLLLDAVSTDERRNRATKALEMVGLLHRATHRPPQMSGGEMQRVAIARALVISPRLVLADEPTGNLDSAAGRQIISLLRDINDSTGVTMLVVTHDPVWAANCDRVVRLVDGLVSEDTYLKPRDNGDSKPNERGAVAETSGKNGGKAAAVLQ; encoded by the coding sequence ATGATTCGTTTTAAAAACGTCCACAAGACATTCGGCACCGGCGATAACCAGGTCTGCGCGGCCCAGGGCATAGACCTCGAGATCCCGGTCGGCCAGCTCTGCGGCATCATGGGTCCGAGCGGTTCGGGCAAAAGCACCCTGCTGCACATAGCCGCCGGCCTGGTGGACGCCGACAAGGGCTCGGTGAGCATAGGCGCGCGCGACGTATCGCGCATGACCGCCGAGGAACTCACACTCATGCGCAGGCGCGAGGTGGGCGTGGTCTTCCAATTTTTCAACCTGCTGCCCTATCTCGACGCGCGCGAAAACGTGGAGCTGCCGCTCTTGCTTGACGCCGTCAGCACGGATGAACGCAGGAATCGCGCCACCAAGGCGCTCGAGATGGTGGGCCTGCTCCACCGCGCTACGCATCGTCCGCCGCAGATGTCAGGCGGCGAAATGCAGCGCGTGGCCATCGCCAGGGCGCTGGTGATCTCGCCCAGACTCGTACTGGCCGACGAACCAACTGGCAACCTCGACTCGGCCGCCGGCCGCCAGATCATAAGCCTGCTGCGCGACATCAACGACAGCACGGGTGTCACCATGCTGGTGGTCACCCACGACCCTGTGTGGGCGGCCAACTGCGACCGCGTGGTACGGCTGGTGGACGGGCTGGTGAGCGAGGACACCTACCTGAAACCTCGGGATAACGGTGACAGCAAACCCAACGAGCGGGGCGCGGTGGCAGAAACCAGCGGCAAAAACGGAGGCAAGGCCGCCGCGGTCCTGCAGTAA
- a CDS encoding redoxin domain-containing protein — MHPVLFSLGPFTVYSFGVMMAAGFYFGSMAAVSEFRRRGGDGDKMWNYLVWVFVAGLLGSRLLSLTNDLSALARNPLQALLSGAGFVWYGGLIGGAAVAWLLAKRNHFDFPTVLECCAPALALGQALGRVGCHVAGDGDWGKVTSVPWGVAYEKAIIGWPHAPGVLVHPTPLYEFAGYMAVFGVLWGLRRRDLPRGTMFALYCVLAGSVRFGVEFLRVNPLVGLGLTQAQFIAAAMVTGGLAWLFWRRGALLRGLGTPAAVVVLALGLLALPGCNSTSGLSRGQKAPDFMLVRPDGAVRKLSGYRGSTVLLNLWATWCPPCIEEMPLLNELAADYKDRGLRVVGLAGDDEPARVKEFLERSPLDFEILLDPDGQVGTLYGITGYPETFLIDREGRVQGKYIGPLPAEGGRPSAELRKRIETLLGG; from the coding sequence GTGCATCCGGTACTGTTCAGCCTGGGCCCGTTCACGGTCTACAGCTTCGGCGTGATGATGGCCGCCGGCTTCTACTTTGGCTCCATGGCCGCCGTAAGCGAGTTCCGCCGTCGCGGTGGCGACGGTGATAAGATGTGGAACTATCTCGTGTGGGTGTTCGTGGCCGGTCTGCTGGGCTCGCGCCTGCTCTCGCTCACCAACGACCTGTCGGCCCTTGCCCGCAACCCGTTGCAGGCGTTGCTCTCGGGCGCGGGTTTCGTGTGGTACGGGGGGCTGATCGGTGGCGCGGCCGTGGCCTGGCTACTGGCAAAACGCAATCACTTCGATTTCCCTACCGTGCTCGAGTGCTGTGCGCCGGCGCTCGCCCTGGGCCAGGCGCTGGGCCGGGTGGGTTGCCACGTGGCGGGTGATGGCGACTGGGGCAAGGTGACTTCCGTGCCCTGGGGCGTGGCTTACGAAAAAGCGATTATAGGCTGGCCACACGCTCCGGGCGTGCTCGTGCACCCGACCCCACTGTACGAGTTTGCCGGCTACATGGCTGTTTTTGGCGTGTTGTGGGGGCTTCGTCGTCGCGACCTGCCCCGCGGCACGATGTTCGCTCTTTACTGTGTACTGGCCGGTTCTGTGCGCTTTGGGGTAGAGTTTCTGCGGGTAAACCCGCTGGTGGGACTGGGCCTGACCCAGGCCCAGTTCATTGCCGCGGCGATGGTAACGGGAGGCCTGGCTTGGCTTTTCTGGCGCAGGGGGGCGTTGCTGCGGGGCCTGGGCACCCCGGCGGCGGTGGTAGTGCTGGCCCTGGGCTTGCTTGCCCTGCCGGGCTGCAACAGCACGTCGGGCTTGTCGCGCGGCCAGAAAGCCCCTGATTTCATGCTTGTGCGGCCCGATGGCGCCGTGCGCAAGTTGTCGGGTTACCGCGGCAGTACGGTGCTGCTCAACCTGTGGGCCACCTGGTGCCCGCCCTGCATAGAAGAGATGCCCCTGCTCAACGAGCTGGCGGCCGACTACAAGGACCGTGGCCTGCGCGTGGTGGGCCTGGCGGGCGACGACGAACCGGCTCGGGTTAAAGAATTTCTCGAGCGAAGCCCCCTTGACTTCGAGATCCTCTTGGACCCCGACGGTCAAGTAGGTACACTGTATGGTATAACCGGTTATCCGGAGACCTTCCTGATCGATCGTGAGGGGCGTGTACAGGGTAAGTACATTGGCCCGCTGCCCGCCGAGGGTGGGCGCCCAAGCGCGGAGCTCAGGAAGAGAATAGAAACCCTGCTGGGAGGCTGA
- a CDS encoding ATP-binding cassette domain-containing protein: MIRLNNIGKSFKGRLDPAVDSVSLHVEPGEFVLLTGASGAGKTTLMRILFGDEMATVGTGVVNGRNLDCMESDALAALRREMGLVFQDSRLIDRLSVRENVALAAEVGGVSCTEARRRADDLLCMMGMEDYGDMLPLHLASGERQRVALARSLVNDPVLLLADEPTGSLDPDTTAEILELLQEVNRRGTTVLMATHDMDALEQLSCRMLVMAGGRIVEDSRLGEDRPDRVQ; encoded by the coding sequence ATGATCCGGCTTAACAACATAGGTAAATCTTTTAAGGGGCGCCTCGACCCAGCGGTTGACTCGGTGTCGCTGCACGTGGAGCCGGGAGAGTTCGTGCTGCTCACCGGCGCCAGCGGTGCGGGCAAGACTACGCTCATGCGCATACTGTTCGGCGATGAGATGGCCACCGTGGGTACGGGCGTTGTCAACGGTCGCAACCTTGACTGCATGGAGAGCGACGCGCTGGCCGCTCTCAGGCGCGAGATGGGCCTGGTGTTTCAGGACTCCCGCCTGATCGATCGCTTGAGCGTGCGTGAGAACGTTGCCCTCGCGGCCGAGGTTGGCGGCGTGTCCTGCACAGAGGCTCGTCGCAGGGCCGACGACCTGCTGTGCATGATGGGCATGGAGGACTACGGCGACATGCTGCCGCTGCACCTGGCCAGCGGTGAGCGACAGCGGGTGGCCCTGGCACGCTCTCTTGTCAACGATCCGGTGCTGCTGCTCGCCGACGAACCTACCGGCAGCCTCGATCCCGATACCACAGCCGAAATTCTCGAGCTTCTGCAGGAAGTAAACCGTCGTGGCACCACCGTGCTGATGGCTACCCACGACATGGACGCGCTTGAGCAGCTTTCGTGTCGCATGCTCGTGATGGCCGGCGGGCGCATAGTAGAAGACAGCCGCCTGGGGGAAGACCGCCCGGACCGCGTTCAGTGA
- a CDS encoding PadR family transcriptional regulator, with translation MKIPAGNLNFALLGLVAARSSGVHGYQLKTEFEALCEDFWQLNYGRLYRALDNLETSGELVGEQQVQIGRPNRKVYRITSKGEQSLDDWLLQPLSDEPRPLRDELSLRLLFQRHRDPLKVQRLVCEQRAIYMSRLARVARRRRKLDGIDFESTVTRLVMDGLEMRVKADLSWLEHVEHTLLEEMAAAAATTIRDQSTGRTNP, from the coding sequence ATGAAAATACCGGCAGGTAATCTCAACTTCGCTTTGCTCGGACTCGTGGCTGCACGAAGCTCCGGTGTACACGGCTACCAACTCAAGACCGAGTTTGAGGCCCTCTGCGAAGATTTCTGGCAACTGAATTACGGCCGACTCTACCGGGCGCTCGACAACCTCGAGACCAGCGGGGAACTGGTCGGCGAACAGCAGGTGCAGATCGGCCGGCCCAACCGTAAGGTCTACCGCATCACGAGCAAGGGTGAGCAGAGTCTTGATGACTGGCTGCTGCAGCCACTCTCCGACGAGCCCCGCCCGCTGCGCGACGAGTTGTCGTTGCGCCTCTTGTTCCAACGCCACCGCGACCCCCTGAAAGTACAGCGCCTGGTCTGCGAGCAACGCGCCATCTACATGTCTCGCCTGGCCCGCGTCGCACGACGGCGCAGGAAGCTGGACGGCATAGATTTTGAGTCCACCGTCACCCGGCTGGTGATGGACGGACTGGAGATGCGGGTGAAGGCCGACCTTTCCTGGCTCGAACACGTAGAGCACACGTTGCTCGAAGAAATGGCCGCGGCCGCTGCGACCACCATCCGCGACCAATCAACAGGGAGAACTAACCCATGA
- a CDS encoding glutathione S-transferase family protein, which produces MTNETVWRIYGSELSPYSLKARAYFHYKQIPHEWIIRSQDRMEEFQRYAKLPLVPLVVSPDEEAMQDSTPIIEKLEQRFVEPSLQPPDPVSAFVSVLLEEYGDEWVNKPMFHYRWSREADQDSAAGRLAVDMLPPDSDEQTLSGVADVIKQRMVPRLSFVGSNEGTAPIIEESFATLTSLLETHLAERPYLFGGRPCMADFGIAPQLYQCLTDPTAGGLLRDNSPAVTAWCERMLTPKVQGKFETWDALAATLEPLLAKELAAVFLPWSTANAVALARGDEKFEVDLNGRPFVQQTQKYHARSLTALKQKYADAAAQADDESKLTPLLKRSGCLDWLAC; this is translated from the coding sequence ATGACCAACGAAACCGTCTGGCGTATCTACGGATCCGAGCTTTCGCCTTATTCGCTCAAGGCCAGGGCTTACTTTCACTACAAGCAGATCCCCCACGAGTGGATCATCCGCAGCCAGGACCGCATGGAAGAATTCCAGCGCTACGCCAAGCTGCCGCTGGTTCCGCTGGTGGTATCGCCCGACGAGGAGGCCATGCAGGACTCCACGCCCATCATCGAAAAACTCGAACAGCGTTTTGTCGAACCGTCCCTGCAGCCGCCCGACCCGGTGTCGGCCTTCGTATCAGTGCTTCTCGAAGAATACGGCGACGAGTGGGTCAACAAGCCCATGTTTCACTACCGCTGGTCGCGTGAAGCCGACCAGGATTCGGCCGCCGGTCGCCTGGCCGTCGACATGCTCCCCCCCGACTCCGACGAGCAAACGCTCTCCGGGGTGGCCGACGTCATCAAGCAGCGCATGGTTCCCCGGCTGTCGTTCGTGGGCAGCAACGAAGGCACCGCACCCATAATAGAAGAGTCTTTCGCCACGCTCACTTCCCTGCTCGAAACCCACCTCGCTGAGCGGCCTTATCTTTTCGGTGGCCGTCCCTGCATGGCCGACTTCGGCATCGCGCCACAGCTATACCAATGCCTGACCGACCCGACTGCCGGTGGGCTGCTGCGCGACAACAGCCCGGCTGTTACTGCATGGTGCGAGCGCATGCTCACCCCGAAGGTGCAGGGTAAGTTCGAAACCTGGGATGCGTTGGCCGCCACGCTCGAGCCCCTGCTCGCAAAAGAACTGGCGGCCGTGTTCCTACCCTGGTCAACGGCCAACGCCGTCGCCTTGGCCCGGGGCGACGAGAAGTTCGAAGTGGACCTGAACGGCCGACCCTTCGTGCAGCAGACACAGAAGTACCACGCGCGCTCGCTGACCGCGCTCAAGCAGAAATACGCCGATGCGGCCGCGCAGGCCGACGACGAGTCGAAGCTCACCCCCCTGCTCAAACGCAGCGGCTGCCTCGACTGGCTGGCCTGTTGA